In Burkholderia contaminans, the following proteins share a genomic window:
- the trbF gene encoding conjugal transfer protein TrbF: protein MRFKRPQVRYGDTPQPATPYQSAAQVWDERIGSARVQAKNWRLMAFGCLSLALLMAGGLVWRSAQSIVTPYVIEVDEAGQVRAVGEAATPYRPSDAQVAYHLGRFIGLVRSLSIDPIVVRQSWLDAYDYATDKGAVVLNDYARVNDPFTRIGKESVSVQITSVVRASDASFNVRWTETRFVNGALDRTERWNAVVSTVLQAPRTEQRLRKNPLGIYVNGLSWSRELDANEGAK from the coding sequence ATGCGATTCAAACGACCGCAGGTGCGCTATGGCGATACGCCGCAGCCTGCGACCCCTTACCAATCTGCCGCACAGGTCTGGGACGAGCGCATTGGCTCGGCCCGCGTGCAGGCGAAGAACTGGCGGCTGATGGCTTTTGGTTGCCTGTCGCTGGCATTGCTGATGGCCGGTGGCTTGGTCTGGCGCTCCGCGCAGTCCATCGTAACCCCCTATGTGATTGAGGTGGACGAGGCCGGGCAGGTGCGCGCGGTGGGCGAAGCGGCCACGCCGTACCGGCCGAGCGATGCGCAGGTGGCATATCACCTGGGCAGGTTTATCGGTCTGGTGCGCTCGCTGTCCATCGATCCCATCGTGGTGCGGCAGAGCTGGCTCGACGCCTACGACTACGCCACCGACAAGGGCGCGGTCGTACTCAATGACTACGCACGGGTGAACGATCCGTTCACCCGCATCGGCAAGGAGTCGGTGTCGGTGCAGATCACCAGCGTGGTCCGGGCGAGCGATGCCTCGTTCAACGTGCGCTGGACGGAGACACGCTTCGTCAATGGCGCGCTGGACCGCACCGAACGCTGGAACGCCGTGGTGTCCACGGTGCTGCAAGCCCCGCGCACCGAGCAGCGGCTGCGCAAGAACCCATTGGGTATCTATGTCAACGGCCTGTCGTGGAGTCGGGAACTGGATGCCAACGAAGGAGCCAAATGA